In one Chelmon rostratus isolate fCheRos1 chromosome 7, fCheRos1.pri, whole genome shotgun sequence genomic region, the following are encoded:
- the LOC121608996 gene encoding late histone H2A.2.2-like yields the protein MSGRGKKAAPKPKSAVSRSSRAGLSFPVGRIHRLLRKGHYAERVGTGAAVYLSAVLEYLSAEILELAGNACRDNKKQRIAPRHILLAVKNDEELNKLLAGVTISDGGVIPNIQASLLPKRTKGPKDDSSAKDVQSQEF from the coding sequence ATGTCTGGCCGTGGGAAGAAAGCTGCGCCCAAACCTAAGTCTGCAGTGTCGAGGTCTTCCAGGGCAGGGCTCAGTTTCCCAGTGGGCCGCATCCACAGGCTGTTGAGGAAAGGCCACTATGCTGAGCGAGTCGGCACCGGGGCTGCAGTGTACCTTTCAGCCGTCCTGGAGTACCTCTCCGCTGAAATCCTGGAGCTTGCAGGGAACGCCTGCCGTGACAACAAGAAGCAGCGCATTGCTCCCCGCCACATCTTGTTGGCGGTGAAAAATGACGAAGAGCTCAACAAACTGCTGGCAGGGGTCACGATCTCGGACGGTGGTGTCATCCCAAATATCCAAGCAAGCCTTCTCCCCAAGAGGACCAAGGGGCCCAAGGACGACAGTTCAGCTAAAGATGTTCAGTCACAAGAGTTTTAA